In Xanthomonas theicola, a single genomic region encodes these proteins:
- a CDS encoding efflux RND transporter periplasmic adaptor subunit, giving the protein MATGCSPTAQAPSPIKVGTIAVSAQALPVQQTLPGRIVAYEVSDVRPQVNGLVRKRLFTEGQEVAAGQVLYQIDPASYQAAYDTARGQLAQTQAAVLAARPKAERYRTLVGLDAASKQDADDAMAALKEAEANVVAAQASLQAARINLDYTRVTAPISGTIGTSAYTAGALVTAQQDAALTKIQRLDPIYLDVTQSSTQLLSLRQQLDAGRIQATDGKVAVRVRLEDGSVYPHPGTLQFVGTSVDPGTGGVTLRVVVPNPQHLLLPGMYLRALLPVASDPSAILVPQQAVTRDSKGEPLVKLLDAHNRVVERRIRTGDTVGHDWVVEAGLKPGERLIVVNGSRAEIGKPVTPYAVSAAQLAAASAVPGDAQAD; this is encoded by the coding sequence ATGGCGACAGGGTGTTCGCCCACCGCGCAAGCGCCGTCGCCGATCAAGGTCGGCACCATCGCGGTGAGCGCGCAGGCCTTGCCGGTGCAGCAGACCTTGCCCGGGCGCATCGTCGCCTACGAGGTCTCCGACGTTCGCCCGCAGGTCAACGGTCTGGTGCGCAAGCGACTGTTCACCGAGGGCCAGGAGGTCGCGGCCGGGCAGGTGCTCTACCAGATCGATCCGGCGTCGTACCAGGCCGCCTACGACACCGCCCGCGGACAGCTCGCGCAGACCCAGGCCGCGGTGCTCGCCGCGCGTCCCAAGGCCGAGCGCTACCGCACCCTGGTCGGCCTGGATGCGGCCAGCAAACAGGATGCCGACGACGCGATGGCCGCCTTGAAGGAAGCCGAGGCCAACGTGGTGGCGGCACAGGCGTCGTTGCAGGCGGCGCGCATCAATCTCGACTACACCCGGGTGACGGCGCCGATCTCCGGCACCATCGGCACCTCGGCCTACACCGCCGGTGCGCTGGTGACCGCGCAACAGGACGCGGCGCTGACCAAGATCCAGCGCCTGGACCCGATCTACCTGGACGTGACCCAGTCCAGCACGCAGCTGCTGTCGTTGCGCCAGCAGCTCGACGCCGGCCGCATCCAGGCCACCGACGGCAAGGTGGCGGTGCGGGTGCGGCTGGAGGACGGCAGCGTCTATCCGCATCCCGGCACGCTGCAGTTCGTGGGAACATCGGTCGATCCCGGCACCGGCGGTGTGACCCTGCGCGTGGTCGTTCCCAATCCGCAGCACCTGCTGCTGCCCGGCATGTACCTGCGCGCGCTGCTGCCGGTGGCCAGCGACCCGAGCGCGATTCTGGTGCCGCAGCAGGCGGTGACCCGCGACAGCAAGGGCGAGCCGCTGGTGAAGCTGCTCGACGCGCACAATCGGGTCGTGGAGCGCCGTATCCGCACCGGCGATACCGTGGGCCACGATTGGGTGGTGGAGGCCGGACTGAAGCCGGGCGAGCGGCTGATCGTGGTCAACGGCAGTCGCGCCGAGATCGGCAAGCCCGTCACGCCGTACGCGGTCAGCGCAGCGCAGCTCGCGGCCGCGTCGGCGGTGCCGGGCGACGCCCAGGCCGACTGA
- a CDS encoding efflux transporter outer membrane subunit translates to MSARSQRSLALACCAALAGCSMAPRYARPAAPVPQKFGNAAIATPGAGDALPDWHAVFLDPRLRQVIALGLDNNRDLRVAMLDIDKARAQYRIQRAALAPSVDAGASSSRQRTSASASATGTAQIGSSDTLQVGISSWELDLFGRVRSLKDEALETWLASGETQRGVRLSLIGEIADDWLAVGADQQLLALAQQTLESQEQTLRRSRDQHDNGIGSGLDLAQIQSSVEAARVDVARDATQLAQARDALQLVVGAPVDAALLAGADAVDGSVALAPVPAQLDATVLLQRPDVLAAEHALKAANADIGAARAAFFPALTLTASTGRGSDALSTLFSAGARTWSFVPNLTAPIFHAGALKASLDVSRIGKDIAVAQYEKAIQSAFGDVADALAQRDHIDAQLTAQQALVEATRRSHTLAEARYRAGVDDYLQVLDAQRSLYAAQRDLIGLRLQDDSNRVALYTALGGGADAGAAGPAVDH, encoded by the coding sequence ATGAGCGCGCGTTCGCAACGCTCGCTTGCCTTGGCCTGCTGCGCGGCGCTGGCCGGCTGCAGCATGGCCCCGCGCTATGCGCGCCCGGCCGCGCCGGTGCCGCAGAAGTTCGGCAACGCGGCCATCGCCACGCCTGGCGCCGGCGACGCGCTGCCGGACTGGCACGCGGTGTTCCTGGATCCGCGGCTGCGCCAGGTCATCGCGTTGGGCCTGGACAACAATCGCGACCTGCGCGTGGCCATGCTCGACATCGACAAGGCGCGCGCGCAGTACCGGATCCAGCGCGCGGCGCTGGCGCCGTCGGTGGATGCCGGCGCCAGCAGCAGCCGCCAGCGAACCAGCGCCAGCGCCAGCGCCACCGGCACCGCGCAGATCGGCAGCAGCGACACGCTGCAGGTCGGCATCAGCAGCTGGGAGCTGGACCTGTTCGGGCGCGTGCGCAGCCTGAAGGACGAAGCGCTGGAAACCTGGCTGGCCAGCGGCGAGACGCAACGCGGCGTGCGCCTGAGCCTGATCGGCGAGATCGCCGACGACTGGCTCGCGGTCGGCGCCGACCAGCAACTGCTGGCCCTGGCGCAGCAGACCCTGGAAAGCCAGGAGCAGACGCTGCGCCGCAGCCGCGACCAGCACGACAACGGCATCGGCTCTGGCCTGGACCTGGCGCAGATCCAGAGCAGCGTGGAAGCGGCGCGGGTCGATGTGGCGCGCGACGCGACCCAGCTCGCCCAGGCCCGCGATGCGCTGCAACTGGTGGTCGGCGCGCCGGTGGACGCGGCCTTGCTGGCCGGCGCCGATGCGGTCGACGGCAGCGTGGCGCTGGCGCCGGTGCCGGCGCAGCTGGATGCCACGGTGCTGCTGCAGCGCCCCGACGTGCTCGCCGCCGAGCATGCGCTGAAGGCGGCCAACGCCGACATCGGTGCGGCGCGCGCGGCGTTCTTCCCGGCCCTGACCCTGACCGCATCCACCGGGCGCGGCAGCGACGCGCTGTCCACGCTGTTCTCGGCCGGCGCGCGGACCTGGTCGTTCGTGCCCAACCTCACCGCGCCGATCTTCCATGCCGGTGCGCTGAAGGCCTCGCTGGACGTGTCCAGGATCGGCAAGGACATCGCCGTGGCGCAATACGAGAAGGCCATCCAGAGCGCCTTCGGCGACGTCGCCGACGCGCTGGCGCAGCGCGATCACATCGACGCGCAGCTCACCGCGCAACAGGCGCTGGTGGAGGCGACGCGGCGCAGCCATACGCTGGCCGAGGCGCGCTACCGCGCCGGCGTGGACGACTACCTGCAGGTGCTGGACGCGCAGCGTTCGCTGTACGCCGCGCAGCGGGATCTGATCGGCTTGCGGCTGCAGGACGACAGCAACCGGGTCGCGCTGTACACGGCGCTCGGCGGCGGCGCGGATGCGGGCGCGGCAGGTCCCGCCGTCGACCATTGA
- a CDS encoding YdcF family protein yields the protein MGCGLTPRRRRGWLGWLGAVLGLWLLGVTIYIVWVGDRDQAASADAIIVLGAAAYDAKPSPVFEERIRHGLDLYRRGYAPTLIFTGGFGGNGARFAESQVARRYALRHAVPDDAILVETVSRTTRQNLIEARRLMRAHGLHRAIVVSDPLHMARALRLCRELRIDGLASSTPSTRFRSFQTRWRFLLQEIYFFHRDLVAPGA from the coding sequence GTGGGGTGCGGCTTGACACCGCGGCGACGCCGTGGCTGGCTGGGCTGGCTCGGCGCGGTGCTGGGCCTGTGGCTGCTGGGCGTGACGATCTACATCGTCTGGGTCGGCGACCGCGACCAGGCGGCGTCGGCCGACGCGATCATCGTGCTCGGCGCGGCCGCCTACGACGCCAAGCCCTCGCCGGTGTTCGAGGAGCGCATCCGCCACGGCCTGGACCTGTACCGGCGCGGTTACGCGCCGACCCTGATCTTCACCGGCGGCTTCGGCGGCAACGGCGCGCGTTTCGCCGAGTCGCAGGTGGCGCGTCGCTACGCGCTGCGCCACGCCGTGCCGGACGACGCGATCCTGGTCGAGACCGTTTCGCGCACCACCCGCCAGAACCTGATCGAGGCGCGCCGGCTGATGCGCGCCCACGGCCTGCACCGGGCGATCGTGGTCAGTGATCCGCTGCACATGGCGCGCGCGCTGCGGCTGTGCCGGGAACTGCGGATCGACGGGCTGGCGTCCTCGACCCCCAGCACCCGCTTCCGCAGCTTCCAGACCCGCTGGCGCTTCCTGCTGCAGGAGATCTATTTCTTCCACCGCGACCTGGTGGCGCCGGGCGCCTGA
- the mnmG gene encoding tRNA uridine-5-carboxymethylaminomethyl(34) synthesis enzyme MnmG gives MSDSFYRYDVIVIGGGHAGTEAALASARAGAHTLLLTHNVETVGAMSCNPAIGGIGKGHLVKEIDALGGAMAHAADLAGIQWRTLNASKGPAVRATRCQADRSLYRSAIRRLVEAQPGLSLFQAAVDDLIVDGERVRGVVAQTGLRFEAAAVVLTAGTFLAGKIHIGQTQYAGGRAGDPPATALAHTLREGRFGVDRLKTGTPPRIDGRSLDYAAMQQQPGDDPLPVMSFLGDLAEHPRQVSCWITHTTERTHEIIRGALDRSPLYTGQIEGIGPRYCPSIEDKVVRFADKASHQIFVEPEGLDVVEIYPNGISTSLPFDVQLALVRSIRGFERAHITRPGYAIEYDFFDPRGLKASLETKAMAGLFFAGQINGTTGYEEAAAQGLVAGLNAARQARGLAPWSPRRDQAYIGVLIDDLITHGTTEPYRMFTSRAEYRLQLREDNADARLTGIGHDLGLVGEARWARFQAKQDAVARENERLRALWATPGNALGREVAATLGVAVSRETNVLDLIKRPELDYAALMRVPALGPGVDDAQVAEQVEIGIKYAGYLDRQREEIARQQRHEDTPIPKAFDYAQVRGLSAEVQQKLQRVRPQTVGQAQRIPGMTPAAISLLLVHLERARRSRVA, from the coding sequence ATGAGCGATTCCTTCTACCGCTACGACGTCATCGTGATCGGCGGCGGCCATGCCGGCACCGAGGCGGCGCTGGCGTCCGCGCGCGCCGGTGCCCACACCCTGCTGCTGACCCACAACGTCGAGACGGTCGGCGCGATGAGCTGTAATCCGGCCATCGGCGGCATCGGCAAAGGCCACCTGGTCAAGGAGATCGATGCGCTGGGCGGGGCGATGGCGCATGCCGCCGATCTGGCCGGCATCCAGTGGCGTACGCTCAACGCGTCCAAGGGACCGGCGGTGCGCGCCACCCGCTGCCAGGCCGACCGCAGCCTGTACCGCAGCGCGATCCGCCGCCTGGTCGAGGCGCAGCCGGGCCTGAGCCTGTTCCAGGCCGCGGTCGACGACCTGATCGTGGACGGCGAGCGCGTGCGCGGCGTGGTCGCCCAGACCGGCCTGCGCTTCGAGGCGGCCGCGGTGGTGCTGACCGCCGGCACCTTCCTGGCCGGCAAGATCCACATCGGCCAGACCCAGTACGCCGGCGGCCGCGCCGGCGACCCGCCGGCCACCGCGCTGGCGCACACGCTGCGCGAAGGCCGCTTCGGCGTGGACCGGCTCAAGACCGGCACCCCGCCGCGCATCGACGGGCGCAGCCTGGACTACGCGGCGATGCAGCAGCAGCCCGGCGACGATCCGCTGCCGGTGATGTCCTTCCTCGGCGACCTCGCCGAGCATCCGCGCCAGGTCTCCTGCTGGATCACCCATACCACCGAGCGCACCCACGAGATCATCCGCGGCGCGCTGGACCGCTCGCCGCTGTACACCGGGCAGATCGAGGGCATCGGCCCGCGCTACTGCCCGTCGATCGAGGACAAGGTGGTGCGCTTCGCCGACAAGGCCAGCCACCAGATCTTCGTCGAGCCGGAAGGGCTGGATGTGGTCGAGATCTACCCCAACGGGATCTCCACCTCGCTGCCGTTCGACGTACAGCTGGCGCTGGTGCGCTCGATCCGCGGCTTCGAGCGGGCGCACATCACCCGCCCCGGCTACGCCATCGAGTACGACTTCTTCGACCCGCGCGGGCTCAAGGCCTCGCTGGAGACCAAGGCGATGGCCGGGCTGTTCTTCGCCGGCCAGATCAACGGCACCACCGGCTACGAGGAGGCCGCCGCGCAGGGCCTGGTCGCCGGGCTCAACGCCGCCCGCCAGGCGCGCGGTCTGGCGCCGTGGTCGCCGCGCCGCGACCAGGCCTACATCGGCGTGCTGATCGACGACCTGATCACCCACGGCACCACCGAGCCGTACCGCATGTTCACCAGCCGCGCCGAGTACCGGCTGCAGCTGCGCGAGGACAACGCCGACGCGCGCCTGACCGGCATCGGCCACGACCTGGGCCTGGTCGGCGAGGCGCGCTGGGCGCGGTTCCAGGCCAAGCAGGACGCGGTGGCGCGCGAAAACGAACGGCTGCGCGCGTTGTGGGCCACGCCGGGCAACGCGCTGGGCCGCGAGGTCGCGGCGACGCTGGGCGTGGCGGTCAGCCGCGAGACCAACGTGCTGGACCTGATCAAGCGCCCGGAACTGGACTATGCCGCGCTGATGCGGGTGCCGGCGCTGGGTCCGGGCGTGGACGACGCGCAGGTCGCCGAGCAGGTGGAGATCGGCATCAAGTACGCCGGCTACCTGGACCGCCAGCGCGAGGAGATCGCGCGCCAGCAACGCCACGAGGACACGCCGATCCCGAAGGCCTTCGACTACGCGCAGGTGCGCGGGCTGTCGGCCGAGGTGCAGCAGAAACTGCAACGGGTGCGCCCGCAGACCGTTGGCCAGGCGCAGCGCATCCCCGGCATGACCCCGGCGGCGATCTCGCTGCTGCTGGTGCACCTGGAACGCGCGCGGCGCAGCCGAGTGGCGTGA
- a CDS encoding pyridoxal-phosphate dependent enzyme, which produces MSLSSLPVFADVTAAAARIAPHAQATPVLRSQVLDALSGAALHFKAEHLQRGGAFKFRGACNAVWALGEAQAARGVITHSSGNHGAALAQAARTRGIGCHVVLPEGAVAPKLASIVRHGATLWRCDASIAAREAMCAQVQQQTGATLVHPYADPAVIAGQGTAALELLGASGSLDLLVVPVGGGGLAAGTRLALSALAPQAQLLLAEPAGAADTACALAAGARRLEFVPDTLCDGLRGTLGAPNFALLHGHAEAIVVDDAATVAAMRLLWQVLKQLVEPSSAIALAAVLAQPERVAGRRVGVILSGGNVDLDALPWGAA; this is translated from the coding sequence ATGTCCCTATCTTCACTGCCCGTTTTCGCCGATGTGACGGCGGCGGCCGCGCGCATCGCGCCGCACGCCCAGGCGACCCCGGTCCTGCGCTCGCAGGTGCTGGACGCATTGTCCGGGGCGGCGCTGCACTTCAAGGCCGAGCACCTGCAGCGCGGCGGCGCGTTCAAGTTCCGCGGCGCCTGCAATGCGGTGTGGGCGCTGGGCGAGGCGCAGGCCGCGCGCGGCGTGATCACCCATTCCTCCGGCAACCACGGCGCTGCGCTGGCGCAGGCCGCGCGCACCCGCGGCATCGGCTGCCACGTGGTGCTCCCGGAAGGGGCGGTCGCGCCCAAGCTGGCCAGTATCGTCCGCCATGGCGCCACCCTGTGGCGTTGCGATGCCAGCATCGCGGCGCGCGAGGCGATGTGCGCGCAGGTGCAGCAGCAGACCGGCGCGACCCTGGTGCATCCGTATGCCGATCCGGCGGTGATCGCCGGCCAGGGCACCGCGGCGCTGGAACTGCTCGGCGCCAGCGGGTCGCTGGACCTGCTGGTGGTGCCGGTCGGCGGCGGCGGCCTGGCCGCCGGCACCCGCCTGGCGCTGTCGGCGCTGGCGCCGCAGGCGCAGTTGCTGCTCGCCGAGCCGGCCGGCGCCGCCGATACGGCGTGCGCACTGGCGGCCGGCGCGCGGCGCCTGGAGTTCGTCCCCGACACGCTGTGCGATGGTCTGCGCGGCACCCTGGGCGCGCCCAATTTCGCGCTGCTGCATGGCCACGCCGAGGCAATCGTGGTCGACGACGCCGCGACCGTGGCGGCGATGCGGCTGCTGTGGCAGGTGCTCAAGCAACTGGTGGAACCCTCCTCGGCGATCGCGCTGGCGGCGGTGCTGGCGCAGCCCGAGCGCGTCGCCGGGCGCCGGGTTGGGGTGATCCTGTCCGGCGGCAACGTCGACCTCGACGCCTTGCCGTGGGGTGCGGCTTGA
- a CDS encoding efflux RND transporter permease subunit → MSRFFVNHPVVAWVMAIAVVLVGMLAIHALPVERYPHMAPPTITVRATYIGASAQTVENTVTQLIEQSQQSLDHLLYITSTSASDGTAQVNLVFETGTNADTAQVQVQNQLQSVMSLLPQAVQQNGLVITKSSGSLFEVVAFTSDDDGMDNFDVANYMESNIDDQISRVSGVGNIQPMGSEYAMRIWLDPEKLRKYALMPSDVENALQSQNTDVSAGEIGGQPALRGQRLDATVTTRSRLHTPAQFGAIVLKSGPGGAAVHLSDVAKIGLGPETYDSITRFNGKPSASLGIELNADANAVETSKAIDARLQELKPYWPHGYNYHIAFSTTPFVTTSIKEVVITLIEAVLLVVAVMYLFLQNWRATLVPTIAVPVVLMGTFGVLAAFGYSINTLTMFAMVLAIGLLVDDAIVVVENVERVMGQEGLPPKEATLRSMQQIGGALVGIALVLTAVFVPMAFFNGVTGVIYRQFSITIAASMILSVLVAMTLTPALCATILKPLHRGEAPTGSHGRLGWFFIWFNTRFHHLSERYRALVERVLGRRALGLLAYALLLGVTGVLLWRLPGAFLPDEDEGMLNVLVKLPAGSTLEQTLAVTDRLTKAALHEPGVRSVLSSAGFSVTGAGQNVGMAFVRLKDWDDREDDADAIAAHLNKALADVPDAELFVTSPPAITGLGDASGFTFELLDYEGLGHAALVGARDKLLRLAGHDPKLRDVRYASLEDAPVYAVKIDDDKAQALGVEPGDINATLNSALGGDFVNNFIYKGRIKKVYVQGDADARMVPQDLQRWTVRNASGNMVPMSAFTTSHWTSAPAALERYNGVSAMELTGQAVSGVSSGAAMDAMAELSKQLPHGFGYAWSDMAYQEKLSANQAPALYAISLLFVFLCLVALYESWAIPFAVMLAVPVGVFGAVLLMTLRGLQNDVYFQVGLLTTVGLAAKNGILIVEFARELERRGESLLAATLHAMQMRLRPILMTSLAFLLGVLPLVFSHGAGSAARHSLGTGVTGGTLASITLGLFFVPLFYVIVRRLFPGPARPPLEANS, encoded by the coding sequence ATGTCGCGTTTCTTCGTCAACCACCCGGTGGTGGCCTGGGTCATGGCCATCGCCGTCGTCCTGGTCGGCATGCTGGCCATCCATGCGCTGCCGGTCGAGCGTTATCCGCACATGGCGCCGCCGACCATCACCGTGCGCGCCACCTACATCGGCGCCTCGGCGCAGACCGTGGAGAACACCGTCACCCAGCTGATCGAGCAGTCGCAGCAGAGCCTGGATCACCTGCTGTACATAACCTCGACCAGCGCCTCGGACGGTACCGCGCAGGTCAACCTGGTGTTCGAGACCGGCACCAATGCCGACACCGCGCAGGTGCAGGTGCAGAACCAGCTGCAGTCGGTGATGTCGCTGCTGCCGCAGGCGGTGCAGCAGAACGGCCTGGTCATCACCAAGTCCAGCGGCTCGCTGTTCGAGGTGGTGGCGTTCACCTCCGACGACGACGGCATGGACAACTTCGATGTCGCCAACTACATGGAATCGAACATCGACGACCAGATCAGCCGCGTCAGCGGCGTGGGCAACATCCAGCCGATGGGGTCCGAGTACGCCATGCGCATCTGGCTGGATCCGGAGAAGTTGCGCAAGTACGCGCTGATGCCCTCGGACGTGGAGAACGCGCTGCAGTCGCAGAACACCGACGTGTCGGCCGGCGAGATCGGCGGCCAGCCGGCTCTGCGCGGGCAGCGCCTGGATGCGACCGTGACCACGCGCAGCCGCCTGCATACGCCGGCGCAGTTTGGCGCGATCGTGCTCAAGAGCGGTCCCGGCGGCGCGGCGGTGCACCTGTCCGACGTGGCCAAGATCGGCCTGGGCCCGGAAACCTACGACAGCATCACCCGCTTCAACGGCAAGCCGTCGGCCTCGCTCGGCATCGAGCTGAACGCCGACGCCAACGCGGTGGAAACGTCCAAAGCGATCGACGCGCGCCTGCAGGAGCTCAAGCCATACTGGCCGCACGGCTACAACTACCACATCGCCTTCAGCACCACGCCGTTCGTGACCACCTCGATCAAGGAAGTGGTCATCACCCTGATCGAAGCGGTGCTGCTGGTGGTGGCGGTGATGTACCTGTTCCTGCAGAACTGGCGCGCCACGCTGGTCCCGACCATCGCGGTGCCGGTGGTGCTGATGGGTACCTTCGGCGTGCTGGCCGCGTTCGGCTACTCGATCAACACCCTGACCATGTTCGCGATGGTGCTGGCGATCGGCCTGCTGGTGGACGACGCCATCGTGGTGGTGGAGAACGTGGAGCGGGTCATGGGCCAGGAAGGGCTGCCGCCGAAGGAGGCGACGCTGCGCTCGATGCAGCAGATCGGCGGCGCGCTGGTCGGCATCGCGCTGGTGCTGACCGCGGTGTTCGTGCCGATGGCCTTCTTCAACGGCGTCACCGGAGTGATCTACCGGCAGTTCTCCATCACCATCGCCGCCTCGATGATCCTGTCGGTGCTGGTGGCGATGACCCTGACCCCGGCGCTGTGCGCGACCATCCTCAAGCCGCTGCACCGGGGCGAGGCGCCGACCGGTTCGCACGGTCGCCTCGGCTGGTTCTTCATCTGGTTCAACACGCGCTTCCACCACCTGTCCGAACGCTACCGCGCGCTGGTCGAGCGGGTGCTGGGCCGGCGCGCGCTGGGCCTGCTCGCCTACGCGCTGCTGCTGGGCGTCACCGGCGTGCTGCTGTGGCGCCTGCCCGGCGCCTTCCTGCCCGACGAGGACGAGGGCATGCTCAACGTGCTGGTCAAGCTGCCGGCCGGCTCCACCCTGGAGCAGACCCTGGCGGTGACCGACCGCCTGACCAAAGCCGCGCTGCACGAGCCGGGCGTGCGCTCGGTGCTGTCCTCGGCCGGCTTCAGCGTGACCGGCGCTGGCCAGAACGTCGGCATGGCCTTCGTCCGCCTCAAGGACTGGGACGACCGCGAAGACGACGCCGACGCCATCGCCGCGCATCTCAACAAGGCCTTGGCCGACGTGCCCGACGCAGAGCTGTTCGTGACCTCGCCGCCGGCCATCACCGGCTTGGGCGACGCCTCCGGCTTCACCTTCGAGCTGTTGGATTACGAAGGCCTCGGCCACGCCGCTCTGGTGGGCGCACGCGACAAGCTGCTGCGCCTGGCCGGGCACGATCCCAAGCTCCGGGACGTGCGCTACGCCAGCCTGGAGGACGCGCCGGTCTACGCGGTCAAGATCGACGACGACAAAGCCCAGGCGCTGGGCGTGGAGCCAGGCGACATCAACGCCACGCTCAACAGTGCGCTCGGCGGCGACTTCGTCAACAACTTCATCTACAAGGGCCGCATCAAGAAGGTGTACGTGCAGGGCGACGCCGATGCGCGCATGGTGCCGCAGGATCTGCAGCGCTGGACGGTGCGCAACGCCAGCGGGAACATGGTGCCGATGTCCGCCTTCACCACCTCGCACTGGACCAGCGCGCCGGCCGCGCTGGAGCGCTACAACGGCGTGTCGGCGATGGAGCTCACCGGCCAGGCGGTGTCGGGCGTCAGCTCCGGCGCGGCGATGGACGCCATGGCCGAACTGAGCAAGCAGTTGCCGCATGGCTTCGGCTATGCATGGTCGGACATGGCCTACCAGGAGAAGCTGTCGGCCAACCAGGCGCCGGCGCTGTACGCGATCTCGCTGCTGTTCGTGTTCCTGTGCCTGGTGGCGCTGTACGAAAGCTGGGCGATCCCGTTCGCGGTGATGCTGGCGGTGCCGGTGGGCGTGTTCGGCGCGGTATTGCTGATGACCCTGCGCGGCCTGCAGAACGACGTGTATTTCCAGGTCGGCCTGCTGACCACGGTCGGCCTGGCGGCCAAGAACGGCATCCTGATCGTCGAGTTCGCGCGCGAGCTGGAGCGCCGTGGCGAAAGCCTGCTGGCCGCCACCCTGCACGCGATGCAGATGCGCCTGCGGCCGATCCTGATGACCTCGCTGGCGTTCCTGCTCGGCGTGCTGCCGCTGGTGTTCAGTCACGGCGCCGGCTCGGCCGCGCGCCACTCACTGGGCACCGGCGTGACCGGCGGTACGCTGGCCTCGATCACCCTGGGCCTGTTCTTCGTGCCCTTGTTCTATGTCATCGTGCGCAGGCTGTTTCCTGGGCCCGCCCGCCCGCCGTTGGAGGCCAACTCATGA